The Mycolicibacterium smegmatis genome has a window encoding:
- a CDS encoding glycosyltransferase family A protein has protein sequence MLAFITTLRHPRNSADYGRVEALLQDTLRSVSRQSCDDHLIIIVGNRLPAFELPPRAVFVEVDFPPPSTHNGPRTGPASVIWDKGTKNAIGLVAAREYAPDHVMFVDADDFVHRDIAAFVAAHPGAPGWVSTRGWIYSRRRNAYALRRNFYRYCGTSFIIPWSAYEVPPELTVTSGQRAIADAFGERLERSLEHGFAYDWWRDRGRALEPLPFPGAVYHVDTGENHSGNILFGPALPYREHLRHDYGLEPSKGTAATLWSALGPASFTRWPAIRLRQPKSFLESFSPPVDPVTR, from the coding sequence ATGCTGGCCTTCATCACCACCTTGCGACATCCGCGGAACTCCGCGGATTACGGTCGCGTCGAAGCGCTGCTTCAGGACACGCTTCGATCGGTCAGCCGGCAGTCCTGTGACGACCATCTCATCATCATCGTCGGAAATCGGTTGCCTGCGTTCGAACTCCCACCGCGGGCCGTGTTCGTCGAGGTCGACTTCCCGCCGCCGTCGACCCACAACGGTCCCCGCACCGGTCCGGCTTCGGTGATCTGGGACAAGGGCACCAAGAACGCGATAGGGCTGGTTGCCGCCCGGGAGTATGCCCCCGATCATGTGATGTTCGTCGATGCCGACGATTTCGTGCATCGCGATATCGCGGCTTTCGTCGCCGCGCACCCGGGGGCGCCCGGCTGGGTGAGCACACGGGGCTGGATCTACTCGCGGCGCCGAAACGCTTACGCGCTGCGTCGCAACTTCTATCGTTATTGCGGCACGTCGTTCATCATCCCCTGGTCGGCCTACGAGGTACCGCCCGAACTCACCGTCACCTCGGGCCAGCGTGCGATCGCCGACGCCTTCGGGGAGCGGCTGGAACGGTCGCTCGAGCACGGTTTCGCCTACGACTGGTGGCGTGACCGCGGTCGTGCCCTGGAGCCGCTGCCCTTCCCCGGCGCGGTCTATCACGTCGACACCGGCGAGAACCACTCGGGAAACATCCTCTTCGGCCCCGCGTTGCCGTACCGCGAGCACCTTCGCCACGACTACGGTCTGGAGCCCTCGAAAGGGACCGCTGCCACGCTGTGGAGCGCCCTGGGCCCCGCGTCGTTCACGCGGTGGCCTGCCATTCGTCTGCGTCAGCCCAAGTCGTTCCTGGAGAGTTTCTCTCCACCGGTGGACCCGGTAACTCGGTAG
- a CDS encoding glycosyltransferase family 2 protein, with protein MGTKTPVVAAIPNYNMGHNLNRLLPEVLAQGYDAVYVLDDASTDDSADVVRQFGSDVKFVRSPRNQGAGANRNQIIDCVDDKTLIHFVDADMELRTDRIPDTAREVFARYEHRGVGMIGGLVCRHDGTQEPHNYGAVFSAWGGLTSGLPLMIDRLRDRPRLAAAAQRIAAPLMKEWPNILATPQPTPAYWLHEGNMLVDSGVLRSLGGYDPDLRCHEAQDLAIRMEKRGIGRQFDPDIRVVHLHIDVRGKNRNRWANHAVRQLIRKHGLMRWLCDR; from the coding sequence ATGGGGACGAAAACGCCGGTCGTGGCGGCCATCCCGAACTACAACATGGGCCACAACCTCAACAGGTTGCTTCCCGAGGTGCTGGCGCAGGGTTACGACGCGGTGTACGTGCTCGACGACGCCTCGACCGACGACAGCGCGGATGTGGTGCGCCAGTTCGGCAGCGACGTGAAATTCGTGCGCAGTCCCCGCAACCAGGGGGCCGGCGCCAACCGCAACCAGATCATCGACTGCGTCGACGACAAGACACTCATCCACTTCGTCGACGCCGACATGGAACTGCGTACCGACCGGATACCCGACACCGCGCGAGAAGTGTTCGCACGCTACGAACATCGCGGTGTCGGCATGATCGGCGGTCTGGTGTGCCGTCACGACGGAACGCAGGAACCGCACAACTACGGTGCGGTGTTCTCCGCGTGGGGTGGTCTCACCTCGGGGCTTCCGCTTATGATCGACCGGCTGCGCGACAGGCCCAGGCTCGCGGCCGCGGCGCAGCGCATTGCCGCACCGCTCATGAAGGAGTGGCCCAACATCCTGGCCACACCCCAGCCCACCCCGGCGTACTGGCTGCACGAGGGCAACATGCTGGTCGACTCGGGTGTGCTGCGATCACTGGGTGGATACGATCCGGACCTGCGTTGCCACGAGGCCCAGGATCTGGCGATCCGCATGGAAAAGCGTGGCATCGGACGACAGTTCGACCCTGACATCAGGGTCGTGCATCTGCACATCGACGTTCGCGGCAAGAACCGCAACCGGTGGGCCAACCACGCGGTGCGGCAATTGATCCGCAAGCACGGGCTGATGCGCTGGCTGTGCGACCGCTGA
- a CDS encoding PE-PPE domain-containing protein, with protein MRVTMRDVRVGLIALLSVMALGLVSTVVSVAAAAARTSVLIMGGSGDPLTTDQDGLPFIRDYTSKVVGNYVIPSASRPGSGIPGGPYNAVAVITPAQFNSGEPGDTSLTFDDSVAAGAGKLATCIESGDECDINEDLGSDRPAPGDNLVVFGYSQSAAIATLEKARLAALYPYGEGPDVSFILTANGNRPNGGFLARGPKGVTIPLGTPGGGVTFNGSTPTDTQYSTIDVAIQYDGWADQPINPANLLAVANANAGQRLLHPHYADYSLGSPGIIDQGQYGDTRYLMIPTDTLPLLYELSQTPIVGSFLADVLDAPLRVLVESGYDRTSSPGEPKPWTLVPAKDPLKTAADFLVAIPTGWDNAIEDVNGTRPFGTVRPGPFGVGGPDVDYLDPDEDLTKEASKGTELADDSSVKATLVSRLTDATEAEADAVTAKIGAVTEKTQAKVTTLTKPRLQAADEAGDEADAEPSEPSESSESEPSGSETPETSDTKKPTTVAKDSGSEDKAVTKPADAKPEPKEKSEGTSASKRGRHSSGLTAKPSDKESAPKHRAPDSDTASAKPSREKNSAPKHAAGDHNDRQTKPRAAHGAAAKDAGKQDKQAASAAKK; from the coding sequence ATGCGCGTAACGATGCGCGACGTTCGCGTGGGGCTCATCGCCCTGCTGAGCGTCATGGCCCTGGGTCTGGTCTCGACGGTGGTCTCGGTTGCGGCGGCCGCCGCGAGGACCAGTGTTCTCATCATGGGGGGATCGGGGGACCCGCTCACCACCGATCAGGACGGACTGCCGTTCATCAGGGACTACACCTCGAAGGTTGTGGGGAACTATGTCATACCGTCGGCGTCGCGGCCCGGCAGCGGTATCCCCGGCGGGCCGTACAACGCGGTCGCGGTCATCACACCCGCGCAGTTCAACTCCGGTGAACCCGGAGACACCTCGCTGACATTCGACGATTCGGTCGCCGCCGGAGCCGGGAAACTGGCGACGTGCATCGAATCGGGTGACGAGTGCGACATCAACGAGGATCTCGGATCGGACCGGCCGGCGCCCGGGGACAATCTGGTGGTTTTCGGCTACTCGCAGAGCGCTGCCATCGCCACTCTGGAAAAGGCCAGGCTTGCCGCCCTGTACCCGTACGGAGAGGGCCCGGACGTCTCGTTCATCCTGACCGCCAACGGAAACCGGCCCAACGGCGGCTTCCTCGCGCGGGGACCCAAAGGTGTGACGATCCCGCTCGGCACGCCCGGCGGTGGGGTGACGTTCAACGGGTCGACGCCGACGGACACCCAGTATTCGACGATCGACGTTGCCATCCAGTACGACGGTTGGGCGGATCAGCCCATCAACCCCGCCAATCTGCTGGCCGTCGCCAATGCGAATGCCGGGCAACGGTTGTTGCATCCCCACTACGCGGACTACAGCCTCGGCTCTCCAGGCATCATCGATCAGGGCCAGTACGGCGACACCCGGTACCTGATGATCCCGACGGACACCCTGCCGCTGTTGTACGAACTCTCACAGACGCCAATCGTCGGCTCGTTTCTGGCAGACGTCCTCGACGCGCCACTGCGGGTTCTCGTGGAATCGGGCTACGACCGCACATCGAGTCCCGGTGAACCCAAGCCGTGGACCCTCGTTCCTGCGAAGGACCCGCTGAAGACCGCGGCCGATTTCCTTGTCGCGATTCCCACCGGGTGGGACAACGCGATCGAGGATGTCAACGGCACGCGCCCGTTCGGCACGGTGCGTCCCGGTCCGTTCGGTGTGGGCGGCCCGGACGTGGACTACCTCGACCCCGACGAGGACCTCACCAAAGAAGCCTCCAAAGGCACTGAGCTCGCCGACGATTCGTCGGTGAAGGCCACGCTGGTCTCGCGGCTCACAGATGCCACCGAGGCCGAGGCAGATGCGGTCACCGCCAAGATCGGCGCGGTCACGGAGAAAACGCAGGCGAAGGTCACGACCCTGACGAAGCCCAGGCTCCAGGCCGCGGACGAGGCGGGCGACGAAGCCGATGCGGAGCCCTCTGAGCCCTCTGAATCCTCTGAGTCGGAACCGTCTGGGTCGGAAACGCCGGAAACGTCCGACACGAAGAAGCCGACCACCGTGGCGAAAGATTCCGGCAGCGAGGACAAGGCCGTGACCAAGCCCGCCGACGCCAAACCCGAGCCGAAGGAGAAGTCCGAGGGCACCTCGGCGAGCAAGCGCGGCAGGCACTCCTCCGGGCTCACCGCCAAACCCTCGGACAAGGAGTCCGCGCCGAAACACCGCGCGCCCGATTCGGACACCGCGTCGGCGAAACCGTCGCGGGAAAAGAATTCCGCACCGAAGCACGCCGCCGGGGACCACAATGACCGGCAGACCAAACCTCGTGCGGCACATGGTGCAGCGGCGAAGGATGCCGGCAAGCAAGACAAGCAAGCGGCGTCTGCCGCCAAGAAATAG
- a CDS encoding GAP family protein yields MWSAVLVLALVSAVDPVRIGITLLLIGRERPVANLLAYWLGLMAAGVGLAVIALTFLPGVVRPVTEFVVAAAEKPVIPPLQIAMGLLAIPVAVVIAMRARRRTLVAPVSEVADPVSAMAFAAAATPAASTASGKRSLLSRLSWPALFSGRWGNSAAMAFAAGLFSATPPLEYCFAILAIAASGAAIGTQVCAAIVFSLVSFAIAEIPLVGYLASPVKTKAIVARMHDWIGAYRRPIFACILGLFGVLMLASGVSTI; encoded by the coding sequence ATGTGGAGCGCAGTCCTGGTACTCGCGCTTGTGTCGGCGGTCGACCCGGTCCGGATCGGGATCACGTTGCTGCTGATCGGACGTGAACGACCGGTGGCCAATCTGTTGGCGTACTGGCTCGGTCTGATGGCCGCCGGCGTGGGTCTGGCGGTCATCGCGCTCACGTTCCTGCCCGGCGTGGTGCGGCCGGTGACGGAATTCGTCGTCGCCGCTGCCGAAAAGCCGGTCATCCCACCGCTTCAGATCGCCATGGGTCTGCTCGCGATACCCGTGGCGGTGGTCATCGCGATGCGCGCCCGCCGTCGCACGCTCGTCGCGCCGGTATCGGAAGTGGCCGACCCCGTGTCCGCCATGGCGTTTGCCGCGGCCGCAACACCCGCGGCATCCACCGCGTCGGGAAAACGGTCGCTGTTGTCCCGGTTGTCGTGGCCCGCGCTGTTCTCGGGCCGGTGGGGCAACTCGGCCGCCATGGCGTTCGCCGCGGGACTGTTCTCGGCGACCCCACCGCTGGAGTACTGCTTCGCGATCCTGGCCATCGCAGCGTCAGGCGCCGCGATCGGCACCCAGGTCTGCGCGGCAATCGTGTTCTCGCTCGTGTCATTTGCGATCGCGGAGATCCCGCTGGTGGGTTATCTGGCGTCGCCGGTGAAGACCAAGGCGATCGTGGCGAGGATGCACGACTGGATCGGCGCGTACCGCAGGCCGATCTTCGCCTGCATCCTCGGATTGTTCGGTGTCCTGATGCTGGCCAGCGGCGTGTCGACCATCTAG
- a CDS encoding AMP-binding protein: MTRSSVIGVLRERASLQPGDVAFTFIDYDTDPEGVAHTLTWSQLNRRVQSLAYEMQARSAVGDRAVILAPQGLDYVVAFLASLQAGRIGVPLSVPFPGVHDERVTAVLRDTAPSIVLTTSAVSSHIAEYLEPQAGQAAPWIAEIDTLDLDTRRRPVKREQAPETAYLQYTSGSTRTPAGVMVSHRNLTANFEQVVAGFFPDNIAPSDTTSISWLPLYHDMGLMLGLCAPVLGGWHTVLISPFAFLAKPARWMQLLATHPATVTAAPNFAFDLAARKTSDADLTGMDLGDVRCVLSGSERVHEPTLRRFSDRFAAFNLHEQALRPSYGLAEATLFVATRETGHPPKVARFAAQELSDGRAVPCDDENGTALVSYGMPESPTVRIVDPQTRAECPTGIVGEIWVHGENVCAGYWEQSERTETTFGASIDSPSSGTPTGPWLRTGDLGFVSGGELFIVGRIKDVVIIRGRNHYPDDIEATVQEITRARAAAISVDRDDAEHLVVIAEVRENQNPDVSPAEYLADLEGEVVAAVSRSHGIIPADLVLVRRGAIPITTSGKVRRASCAEQYRDDTFARLVHA; encoded by the coding sequence ATGACCCGCAGTTCTGTCATAGGTGTTCTGCGCGAGCGAGCGAGCCTGCAACCCGGCGACGTCGCATTCACGTTCATCGACTACGACACCGACCCCGAGGGCGTCGCGCACACCCTCACGTGGTCGCAGCTGAATCGTCGCGTGCAGAGCCTGGCATACGAGATGCAGGCGCGCAGCGCAGTCGGCGACCGTGCCGTGATCCTCGCGCCGCAGGGCCTCGACTACGTCGTGGCGTTCCTCGCGTCGTTGCAGGCCGGGAGGATCGGCGTCCCGCTGTCGGTGCCATTCCCCGGTGTCCACGACGAACGTGTCACCGCGGTCCTGCGCGACACCGCGCCTTCGATCGTGCTCACCACGTCGGCGGTGTCCTCGCACATCGCCGAATATCTCGAACCGCAGGCGGGTCAGGCCGCGCCGTGGATCGCCGAGATCGACACGCTCGACCTCGACACCCGGCGTCGCCCGGTCAAGCGCGAGCAGGCGCCGGAAACCGCCTACCTGCAGTACACCTCGGGCTCCACGCGGACACCGGCCGGCGTCATGGTGTCGCACCGCAACCTGACGGCGAACTTCGAACAGGTCGTCGCCGGCTTCTTCCCCGACAACATCGCGCCGTCGGACACCACCTCGATCTCGTGGCTGCCGCTGTATCACGACATGGGACTCATGCTGGGCCTGTGCGCACCGGTCCTCGGCGGCTGGCACACCGTGCTCATCAGCCCGTTCGCGTTCCTGGCCAAGCCCGCTCGATGGATGCAGCTTCTGGCGACCCACCCGGCCACTGTGACCGCGGCCCCCAACTTCGCGTTCGACCTCGCGGCGAGGAAGACCTCGGACGCCGACCTCACCGGGATGGACCTCGGTGACGTGCGGTGCGTGCTCAGCGGCAGCGAGCGGGTCCACGAGCCGACGCTGCGTCGGTTCTCCGACCGCTTCGCCGCGTTCAACCTCCACGAGCAGGCGCTGCGCCCCTCGTACGGTCTGGCCGAGGCCACCTTGTTCGTCGCGACGCGTGAAACGGGGCACCCGCCGAAGGTCGCCCGGTTCGCCGCGCAGGAGCTCTCCGACGGCCGTGCCGTACCGTGCGACGACGAAAACGGCACCGCGCTGGTGAGTTACGGCATGCCCGAGTCGCCGACGGTGCGCATCGTGGATCCGCAGACCCGGGCCGAATGCCCGACGGGAATCGTCGGCGAGATCTGGGTGCACGGCGAGAACGTGTGCGCGGGTTACTGGGAGCAGTCCGAACGCACCGAGACGACGTTCGGCGCGTCGATCGACAGTCCGTCCTCGGGGACGCCGACCGGGCCGTGGCTGCGGACCGGCGACCTCGGGTTCGTCTCGGGCGGTGAACTGTTCATCGTCGGTCGCATCAAGGACGTCGTGATCATCCGCGGGCGCAACCACTACCCCGATGACATCGAGGCCACCGTGCAGGAGATCACGCGTGCCCGGGCCGCGGCGATCTCGGTGGACAGGGACGACGCCGAGCACCTGGTGGTCATCGCCGAGGTGCGGGAGAACCAGAATCCCGACGTGAGCCCCGCCGAGTACCTGGCCGACCTCGAAGGTGAAGTGGTGGCAGCGGTTTCCCGCTCACACGGCATCATCCCGGCCGACCTGGTGCTGGTGCGCCGCGGGGCGATTCCCATCACCACCAGCGGTAAGGTGCGCCGCGCGTCGTGCGCGGAGCAGTACCGTGACGACACGTTCGCCCGCCTCGTCCACGCGTAG